CCTTGGCGATCGCGCCGCGGCCGAGGACGTGTTTCAGGAGAGCTTCTTACAGGTCCACCAGTCGGCCGAGCAGTTTGACCCCCAACGCCGATTCCGTCCGTGGCTGTTCACCATCGCCGCCAATAAGGCCCGCGATCTGCTGCGTTCCAACGCGCGCCGGCCCACCAGCCCGCTTCAGGCCAGCATTGGCCGGGGTGATGACGACAGTGGCGAGTTCCTGGACCTGATGCAGGCCACCGGCGAGCTGCCATCAGAACCGATGGAACGTGAGGAACTGCAGCAGCTGGTGCAGAAGACGGTGATGCAGATGCCCGAGCATCTGCGCGAGATCCTGCTGTTGTCGTACTTCCACCAGTTTCCGTACAAGCAGATCGGCGAGATTCTGGACGTACCGCTGGGCACGGTGAAGAGCCGCCTGCATGCCGCCGTCGCCCATTTCGCCGATCGCTACCGCGCCGCGACCGAAAAGGAACGTCGGCCGTCGGGCCAACAGTAATCCACGTCACACTCGGTGGCCGTTCCGATAGTTTTCGCGATATATCGGAGCGCTTCCATTTTTTCTCGAAACATTAGTGATTACCCCCACGTAAGAAGCCATGTCGTGACGGGAGCAACTGTGCTTGAACGGTTTGCGGGTCGCGACGATTAGACGTTGCCCACTTTTCGATCGGCTGTTACGTTGCTGCCGACCGAGTGGCCTTACGGGGAATTCCCATGAGTCGTAAACTGTCTGACGAAGACCGCCGTGCCGTTGATATGGTTCTGGATCAGCAGCTGTCGCCCGACGCGGTCGGCAGTGGCCGGGCCGGTTTCGCACCACCAAGCGCCGATGAGTTCCGCCTACGGTTGCGCCGCGTGCGCGACGTGCTGGGTCTGCTGAACGCGATGCCGGCCCAAGAGCCCTCGAGCGACCTCGTCGCCCGCACGATGCAGCGGATCAACAGCGCCCCCGCGGGCAAGCCTACGGTGCCGTCCGAATCCGTGCTGTACGGGTTGAACCAGCCTCTGGCTTAGTTCATCCTCTGTTCTCCCAAGATAAGCGTCCCTCCCTACATAGCCACCGGCTTGCCGATGTTCTTCCTGCACCCGGTCGAAGATCACCGGCAAGCCGGTGGCTATGTAGCGGAGGGACGTTCTCTTACTGCTCGAACCGCGTCGATCAACTGCCGAACTTCCGCATCGGAGTGGGCGCTTGAGAGCGTGACGCGCAACCGACTGCCCCCCTTCGGCACGGTGGGTGGCCGCACCGCCACCACCAGCAAGCCCACCGACTCCAACTGTGCAGCCGCGGTCAAAGCGGACTCTTCTGTTCCCAGCAAGATCGGCACGATGGGTGAATCGATCGGCGATGCGCCCGCGATGCCGAGCTCGTCTCGAACCCGGCGTGCTAACTGTCGAACCCGCGTCGCCCGATCGGGCTCGCGTCGCATCACGTCGATGGCCGCTTCGACTCCCACCGCGATAACCGCGGGAACCGCCGTCGAGTAGATGTACCCGCGACCATGGTTGATGACGGCATCGCACAGTTCCTGCGACCCACAAACCGCCCCACCCGCCACACCCGCCGCCTTCGAGAAGGTGGTCACCGTCAGGTCCACCGCCGCCGCGACGCCCAGTTCACTTGCTAGTCCCGCCCCACCTTCACCGTACACACCGCCACCATGCGCATCGTCGACTAGAAGTAGGAAGTCGTGCGAATCCTTCAGCGACGCAATCGCCCGCAGATCGGCGGCGTCGCCGTCCATGCTGAAGATCGATTCGGTAACGACGACCTGAAGCTGCCCAGCGGGGCGATCCGCAAGCAAGCGCGACAGTTTGTCGACACCGTTGTGCGGGAAGACGCGGTACTCCGCGCCGCTGCCGCGGACGGCGTCGATGAGCGAGGCGTGACACAGCTTGTCGAGCAGGAACCGCACGCCACCGGTGTCGCGCCCGATCGCGGCCAGCGCCTGCACCGCGGCGTGGTTGGCCTGGTAGCCGCTGGGCAACAGCACTGCGCCGGCGGTGCCCTTCCAGTTGGCGATGGCGGACTCGGCGCGCTCGTGGAATACCGTGTGGCCACTGATCAGCCCGGCCGCCCCCGCGCCGGCGCCGACCCGGTCGATCGCGGCCCTCATCGCGGTGGCGATCTGCGGATGGTGCGTCAGACCGAGATAATTGTTCGACGAGAAATCGATCAAAGGGCGGCCACGGCGCGTGACGTGAACAGCGCTCGTTGGCGCAACGGTCGTCCGCGCCCGGTCTCGCTTCTCAATCGCGCGCCGTTCGCGGGCGGCTTGAAGGGCATGGATCCAGTCGGGGGAAATCATCTGAGATTACGCGAGAAATCGGATGAATTACGTTCAATTAGACCTAGTTGCGCCGCGTGATCTTGTGAGGGTTAACCCATGCAAAAAAGAAGACCACCGGCAAGCCGGTGGCTATGGGAGTCGGAAGCGCACTTGAGTCGCGCGATAATTTGAGACGCGTGGTGACGAACCACGAGATCAGACGGCCTTGCCGTTCGTCTCGTCCTCGTCGTCATCATCGTCGTCGTCAACCTCCGCCATCTCGGCGACGTCGGGGGCTTCGTCGTCGATGGGGACGCCACCGATCTCGGTGAGCCGTTGCTTCATCAGCCGGCCGACCTTGAACTTCACGGTGCGCTTCTCGGGAACGGTGACGGGCTCGAGCGTCTTGGGGTTCTGCGCCTTGCGTGCCTTGCGCACGCGCGTCTCGAAGACGCCGAAGTCGCGGAACTCAAGACGGTTGCCCTTGCCCAACTCGCTCACGACCGAGTCGAGAAACTGCTGCACCACGCGCTTCACTTGCACGCGCTTCAGCGCAGTACGAGTGGCGATACGATCGATCAGTTCTTTCTTCGTAACGGTGGCCATTGCTGGGCCTCCCCGAGAGAGATAACACGTTTATGGACCCACAGTTACTATGCCATTTGCGCCCGACAATGCAAGGGGTGTCGACAAGTTGAATCAACTGAAGTGGTTCGGAATGCAATTGGACGAGCTAACGGGCCGTTAAAGTGGCCGGTTCCGTTAAAGCATTAACCCCGCAGATCAACGGGTCGAGACCCACATTTTTGCGGAGACGGCTTGGCGTTCGAAGTCGGTAAACCGGTCGTAGATGTACTGGCGATCATCGGTGCGGACGTAGGCGTAGGTCGTGATGGCCGTATCGAACCCGACATAGGCGGCGTGTTGCCGCAAATCTCGCGCAAAGACATACTCGGGAAGCGGTTGCATCCCCGGCACGTCGAACGCCAACGCCGCGCTCGGCTGGCTCAGTTGGGCAACGGGAGGCGGTGGCGCGGTGGTTTTATCCCGGTGGGACGCGCAACCAGTGATCAAGCCCAACGACAGGATGACGGCAAGCGAACGCATGCCAACATCACTTCAAATCCAGTGCCAATAACGCTCAGCTTGCTGCAAGTGACGTGGCTGCCTTGCATTGGGGTCGGCCGACGAATCTTGCTTCTGGTTCAATCCGGATGATGCGAAAAGGCAACAGGCGGCGTTGCCGGCAGGCATCATCGCACGCGCTGATGCGGGCGGGATTCGCGAACTCAAATCTGAAAGTCCGGCGCGAACTCCTTCACGCCCCCCGACCGCTGCCGGCGTTCCCGGTACTTCAGCTTCGGTGGGTCGGCGGTCACGCGGTTGAACGGTGGCACGGTGGCGGTGATGAAGACGTTGCCGCCGATCAACGCGCCTTTGCCGATCACCGTATCGCCACCCAGGATTGTGGCGCCCGCGTAGATGATCACGTCGTCCTCGATCGTCGGGTGCCGTTTGCGCGTGCGGAACTCTTCCACGTGCCGGTCGGGCGCCAGCGCGCCCAGCGTTACGCCCTGGTAGATCTTCACGTTGTTGCCGATGCTGCAGGTCTCACCGATCACCACGCCCGTGCCGTGGTCGATGAAGAAACTCCGGCCGAGCGTGGCGCCGGGATGGATGTCGATGCCCGTCAGGCTGTGCGCGTACTCGGTCATAATGCGTGGCAGCAGCGGCACGTTCATCGTGTACAGCTCGTGCGCCAGCCGCTGGACGAAGATCGCGAACATGCCGGGGTAGCAGAAGATCGTCTCGTCGGTCCCCTTGGCCGCCGGGTCGGAGTCGTACGCCGCCTGCACGTCGGCGGCCAGCAGCTCGCGAACCTGGGGGACGCGCATCAAAAATGCATGCGTGAACTCGGCGGCCGCCTGGTCGCACTCACGGCAGTCCTCGTCCATCACGCCGTCCGGGATTCGCTTGCGGTAGCGCAGACACCTGCGGATCTGCTCGTACAGCATGTCGGCGATCTCCAGCGTCAGCTCGCCGAGGCGGAACTGAACGCTTTCCTTCGTCAGGCCCTGCTTGCCGAAGTATCCGGGAAAGACGAGCTCGCGCAGCCGATCGACGATCTCGATCACCTTGTCGCGGTTCGGCAGCAGCACGCTGTCGAGGTGCGTCAACCCCGGCAACGACCGGGCCGACTCGACGATGCTCTCGACGACCTGCGACAGACGTTGGTTCAGTTGCTGGCGATCCATAAGGCTCGCCCAAGCATACGCCCACCGAATTCAACCGGCAAACGGGAGCCGGTGGGCACGGCGTTCGTGGTCAAAGAAAGAGGTAGCCGCAGAGACGCGGAGAGCGCGGAGACAGAGGGAGAAGAGGAGGATCCACAGAGGCACGGGCTGCCTTCGCCATTTTGATTCCTCTATCCTCTACCTTCGCTTCCTCTTCTCCATCTATCTCCGCGTCCTCCGCGCCTCTGCGGTTCATCTCCTCCAGCATTGCAGAATCCCCCAACCACTTCTGCTACATTGCCCGCCCAACTTTTCAGGAGATCCATGGAAGCGTTGATGATCGGCGTATCAGGCATGCGTGGCACGATCGGTGGCACCCTGACCCCCGCGACCGTCGCCCGCATGGCGGCGGCGTTTGCCGTCTGGACGAAGTCGACCGTGCCGGCCCGGCGGGCGCCGAAGATCGTGTTTGGTCGCGATAGTCGCCCGAGCGGCGCCTGGGTGCGGGATGCCGCCGCTGCGGTGCTGATCGCCAGTGGCTGCGAGCTGATCGACCTCGACATCGTGACCACGCCCGGCGTCGCCATGATGTGCCGTCACCTGAACGCCGACGCCGCCATCATCGCAACGGCGTCGCACAACCCGATCGAGTGGAACGGCCTGAAGTTCCTGAACGCCGAGGGCATCGCGTTGCCGCCCGCCGAGGCGGCGCGGTTGAAGCAACTGTACGACGACGGCGCGACCGACTACGTCCGCGTTACGTCGCTCGTGCCGCCGGCCCGCAATACCGAGACGCACGCGTTGCACATCAAGCGGGTGCTGGAGCGCGTCGATGTGCTTGGCATCTCGACGAAGCGATTCAAGGTCGTGCTGGACAGCGTGAACGGTGCCGGCTGTGTTGCGACGGCGACGTTGTTGAACAAGCTGGGATGTCAGCTGATCCACCTGAACGCCACGCCCAACGGCCAGTTCCCGCACGAGCCCGAACCCACCGAGGCGAACCTGACCGACCTCGCCGACGCCGTCCGCAAGCAGCGCGCCGACATCGGCTTTGCCCAGGACCCCGACGCCGACCGATTGGCGATCATCGACGAGAACGGCAAGTACATCGGTGAGGAATATACGCTCGCGCTGGCGGCCAAGTACATGCTGGCCAAGCGGCCCGGCGTGGCGGTGGCGAACCTGTCCAGCAGCCGCATGCTCGACGACATCGCGGCCCAGAACAACAGCATGGTCGTGCGGTCGTGCGTCGGCGAGGCGAACGTCGTGCAGGCCATGCTGAAGCACGACGCCGTCATCGGTGGTGAGGGCAACGGTGGCGTGATCGACACGCGCATCGTGGGTGGCCGGGATAGTCTGGTCGGCATCGGGTTCGTGCTCGACCTGCTGGCCGCGTCGAATAAGAAGCTGAGCCAGCACGTCGCCGAGATCCCCCGATACGAGATCGTGAAGACCAAGTTCGAGTGCCGCCGGGAGGATGCGACCCGCGCCGTGGAGGCCGTGAAGGCGGCGTTTGCCAGCGAGAAGGTCGACACCCAGGACGGCATCCGCATCGACTGGCCCAACGCCTGGGTGCACGCCCGCGCAAGCAACACGGAACCGATCATGCGCATCATCGCCGAGGCGCCGACCCGTGCGCTGGCGGATGAAAAAATCGCGCTGGTGCAGCGGGTGGTGGACACCGCCCTTCGCGCCTGAAGGATGGCGGCGGCGGTTTGGGTAAGGCAAAACGCGAAAACGTGCACCATTTTGCACCATTGTGCAACATCGGGAGGGTGAGGTGGCTGCCGTTGTGTGCGATGCGTCGGCTATTCGATTGTCAAAGAACTGGCTATCCATCTCTACGCTAGCGCAGCGCGATTGAGGTGGAATCGGCGCAACCGGATTTGTTTTCTTCAAGGCTCGGTCGGCGCCGGCGCGTCGCAGACAAGAATGTTCACGCGTCGCTTAAAGCGAGGGACCTGTTCCTGTAGCGGCTTGTCCTCTGGGTGCCACGGTTTGGTACTCCAAGACGTGTCGGCTGCGTGGATCCTACAGCACGGCTTGGAGTACCAAACTGTGGCACCCGAGCGCTACGGCAAGGTGCGCCCTGTTCTAGGACAGAAGACAGAAGAAACACAGGCAAGAATGCCTGTGCCATAGAAGAGAGGCAGAGAGAGTACGGGGGAGACTAAGATGGGGGGAGAGACAGGCAGGAATGCCTGTCCTACAGAAGAGGGCGCACTTTTACTTGGCGTTTCCTGCCTTGGCGGGCTCGGCGGCTTGGCGTTCAACTCATCCGCACCTCCGCCAGCCTACGTCGTGACCGGTGTCGCGACGCCGGTTCGTCGACCGGTTAATGCCATAATGACCCGGCGGCCATTGCGGGCGATGAAGACTACCAGCAACACGATTAGGACGGCCGCCACGATGGGAACGAGGATCGCCAGCAGCACTGCAACCACGGCGCTGACCCATTCCGCGGTCGAGATCGTGAAGTTGCCGAAGCCGCCGGTGGTGCCGGTGCTGACGGCACGGGCGAGGACCGTGCCTGCCTGCACCACGCCGGCGACGCCACCGCCACCCAGGGCGGCCAACGTCCACTTCGCCCACGGTTCGTCCATGGGCAGCACGGCGCCGGCGACGATCGTTCCTGCGCCGATGGCGGCTGGTGTGGCGACGGTGTCGAGCAGGTTGTCTACCCACGGCACGTAGTACGCCGCCACCTCGACGGCGGTCGCGACGCCCAGCACGATCAACGCGGGCATCGACCCGACCCATTCCCAACCGGAAGACGGTTCGATCACGCCTCCCGCTACGGCAGCCCCCATCCCCAGCAACGGCACGAACACCCGAAACCCGCACGCCGCCGCCAGCGCGAGCCCGGCACAGATCATCGTGAGGTAGTCCATGCGAGGATTTTAGCGGAGAAGGAGCCATCTCGGTGCTCTATAAAAGCGGGGCCTCTCTCGAACGTTGCAATCCTGCTAAATGACGGCCCAATGCCAATCGCCTTACCCGATAAACTAGAATTGTCGTTAGGATAGATCCATGACCGATGTTGCCGACCTCATCCCCCAGTCCCATGTCAATCTGCACGACCGCTTGTTGCCAGAGGTGATTGAACCCGTGGACCGGTTGGCGAGATCCGGCGTTACGTACACCGTCAACGGCCGCCACGGTCTAGCCAAGGCGACGTATCTGGTGATCGACCTTGAAGCCGAGGGTGACGTGGCGGCCACCCTGCTGTTGGAGTTTTACGCTCGCGGCACGACCGAACGGACGATCTTCGCGCGGATCGGGCTGTTGCCGCACGTGGTCACGCGGGTCGCGTTCCCACTGTCGGCACTCGACGGGCAGACATTGTTCCTGCCACGGTCGCCGTTGCGGTTGAAGGCGTGCGTGCAGGGCAAGCGGACGAACCTGGACGAGGTGGATCGGGTCGTCGTCGCGTTGGAACCGTCACCAGCGCCGCTGCGACTGCGCATCCACGCGCAGCCTCGTCTGAGCGATCGCGCAGAAGACGGTCCCGCGTGCGAGCGCGTGTTGGTCGACCCGCTGGGCCAATGGGCCGACCGCACCTGGCCGGGTAAGACGGCTGACGAGTCGGAACTCGTCAGCAATCTTCACGCTGCCCGCAACGCTACGGCCACGCCCACCGAACGGGAGACTGATCGAACGGCGTTCGGTGGTTCGAGCACCATCACGTTTCCAGCGACGGGCCACTTTCGCCTGCACCAAGACGGGCGCCGTTGGTGGCTGGTGGACCCTGCGGGCGGCGCATTCTTCAGCGCCGGGCCGGACTGCGTACGGCCGGACTCCACATCGCCCATTCTGCCTGGCACGGAACGCAACTTCGCGTGGCTACCGCCCGAGGGTGATTCGCGGTTCAGCGACGCCTGGACGGGCAAATCGAACATCAGCCATTCGATCGCGAACCTCATTCGCGCCTTCGACGGCAACTGGCGATCCGATTGGGCGGCCATCACCGTGCCGATGCTGAAGCGGTACGGCTTTAACACGGTCGCCAACTGGTCCGATCTCGAATTCGCGCGGGCCTCGGGCATGCCGTACGTCGTTCCGATGCCCCACTTAAGCACGACGGGCAAGCGACTGTTTCGGTCCCTGCCTGACGTGTTCGACCCCGCGTACGGCAAGGCCTGCGCTACATGGTCACGCTGGCTCCAACAGTTCAGTGGCGATGCAAACCTGATCGGCTATTTCCTTACCAACGAGCCCGACTGGGCCTTCGGCAAGCACAATCTCGCCAGCGAAATGCTGGAGGCGAACCCCGGCACCCACACACGGCGAGCACTGGCGGCGTTCCTGAAGGAACGCTACGCGAACGACGACGCTGCTTGGGCAGCCGCGTGGGATTGCGCGGGTAAGTCGATCGACGCGGTCATCAACGAGACCTGGCGGCGGGCCGAATCGCGCAGCACGGCGGCGTACGACGATCTGTTCGCGTTCAGTCGGCAAATCGTTCAGCAGTGGATACGCGGCATGATGGAACCGTGCCGCACGGTGTTGCCACATCACCTGAACCTGGGCGTGCGATGGGCGTGGATCAGTTCCGACCTGTGTTACGAGGTCGCGCCGTTCTGCGACGTGTTCACGATTAACAACTACAGCAACGAGCCACCGCTCGGACAGCTGACGGAGATCGAGAAGCGCACCGGTCGGCCGGTCATTATTGGCGAGTTTCACCACGGGTCGACCGACCGCGGACTACCGTGCAACGGCATCAGTGCCGTCGCAACCGAAGCCGAACGTGGCACGGCCTACCGGCGGTATGTCGAACTGTGCGCCGCGCATCCGGCCTGCGTTGGCGCACATTACTTCCAGTATTCCGACCAGCCGATCCTCGGACGCTTTGATGGCGAGAACTATCACATCGGCTTCGTCGACACGTGCTTCAAGCCGCACGACGAGTTTCTTCAGGCAGCGAGACAGACGCACGAACGGATGTACGACGTCGCCTCAGGGCAAACCGCACTTACCGAGGAGAAGGCTGCCCCTGTGCCATCGATCTTCTTCTGAGCGAGCGCGAGTGCGAGTGCGAACTGCGTTCGATTGACGCGCTCCTGTTTGCTGCTACAGGTGTGACGCCAATACCGGCTACTTCGATTTGTTCCCTGCACGCGGCGGGACGGCGAGATCTTTGATCATCGCACGCATGTCGGCGGCCTTGGGGGAATCGGCGTTTCGCTTCAGGGCGTCCTTTAGGATCGCCGTGGCCCGGCCGGTCTCGTTCAACAATTTCAGCCGTTCGGCCTCGGCGAGCACGGTGGCCGAGTCGTCGAAACGGGTCGTGACCTCTTTCACTTTTCCGCCAACGATGCTGACGCTCGCAATGGCCAGACAGCCATCGGCACGCGTCAACACGACACGCGCCGGGCCGTTCGCTGGCTGTTCGAGCGTTACTTGTCCGGACGTGCTTGCACGCTCGATGGCCTCGGCGAGCAAGCTAGCCGGCAGCCAGTCGGGCGCGTTCATCGGCAACTGCTGCTGGGGGTCTCGCGCGGTGGCGGTGAAGGTGGCGTAGTCGCTGATCGGGGTCTTGCGCACGATCGCCCGACCAAGGAAGCTGCCGATCGTGGCGACTGAGGCTTGGTCGTACAGATCGCTCGATGGATCGGCCGGCAGCGATCGCCAGTACGCCAGCCACTTCTGTTCAAAGCCGGCGGTGTCACCGAACGCCGTTTGCCACGCGCGCGATGCCGCACGCCCCCGGCCGATCTCGTTCATGTAGGTCGAGAACGCCCTGCGGTACCGCCCGTTGTCGGCGTGCACGAGGAAGTGCACCATTGACCACGCCTGGTCATAGTTCTGGATCGAAAGATTGCCGTTCCACTCGGCCAACGTTAGCGCCATCACGTCGGTGATCGACTTGAATTCTTCCGCGGCGATGCTTCGCCGGATTCGCTCCAGGCGCCACGGTGGCACGATGCCGGTGACGAAGCCGTCACCGGTCCAGATGCCTTCACCGAAGTACTCGGCCAGCCCTTCGTCGGCCCAGGTGGGCAGGTTGCCACCGATCACGGCGTGTGCGAACTGGTGAAAACCCTCGTGCTGCATCGTGTGCCACGTGGCGGCCGAGACGTCGTCACCGGCGATCACGAGGAGCCGTTGACCATCGAACATGCCCGCCGACCCCGCGACGCCGCCGGCGGTGTAGTAGTCGGTCGCGTCGCGGAACAGGTAGACGGGGAACTTCGTCCGAATGGCGCCGGCGAAGCCCGCGGTGCGGCTGGCGTATTCCTCGCCCATGCGCGTCAGCCGCAACACCGCTTCCCGGGCGGCGGGCTCGGGAAGGTCGGTGTAAAGCCAATAATATTTCGATTCGACCTTGTTCAGCTTCGGCGCCGAACCGTTCGGGCGGGGCAGGTCGGTCGGTCTGCGATCTGCCCCAAACGCCGTGGCGGTGGGCAGGAGCAGCAGGAAGATGAGGGCAAGCCGCGGAAACATGGAGGTGACCTATCCTACCATCGGTACCAACGCCCCGGCGAGGCGTTGACGTCCGGATAACCCCGAGCACCGGTCTCGGGCGTCGCGAACGCTTGCAATGGGCGGGCAGTTTGCCACAATCGCCCATCTCGCATGGCACCTGCAAAGCGAAATCTTCTGGTGGGCACGACGGTCCTGGGCGCATTCTTGGTACTGGGCTGGATGATCATCCAGTTTGGCGGATCGATCGCCACGCCGTTCGCGGCACCGGTGTTGAACGTGTCGTTCACCACGACGCGCGCCGACGGCGTCGTCGAGGGCTCGCCGATCATGTATCGCGGTGTGAACGTCGGCAAGGTGACCAAGGTCAGCCTGCTGCCCGACAACGAGAACGTCGACATCCTGGCGCAGATCAACCGCGAGCTGAATTTGCCCGCCAACGTGCAGGGCACCATTCGCCAGACCAACGTCTTCGGTGGTGGCGCAGCGATCTCGCTCGACCTGACCAACGGCCAGCCCGAAGGCCAGTTGGCCGACGGGGCCAAGCTGCAATCCCGCTTCGCTGGGTCGGGCCTCATTCCGCCTGAGATTGCGGAACTGGCGTCGGACCTGCGCGAGACGAGCCGTCAATTTCGCGAGTCGAACGTGGTGCCGAACATGAACGCGCAGCTGACCAAGATCGGCACGCTGATCGAAGAGCTGACGAATTTCGTCACCGATACCGAGACGCAGGACAACCTCCGCAAGTCGCTCGCCAACGTCCGCACCGCCACCGAGTCGGCCAACCGCATCACCGCGAACTTCGAGCGATTCAGCGCGAAGCTGGAATCGATCGGTGACAACACCGACCGCGTCGTGACCAAGGCTGGCGATAGCGTCGATGACCTGTCGAAGCAGCTCACCGAACGCATGTCGCAGATCTCGCAACTGCTGCACACCACCCAATCGATCGCCGCCAAGATCGACAAAGGCGAGGGCACCGCTGGCCGCCTCGTGAACGACCCCAAACTGTACGCGGGCCTGGTCGAGACGACCGAATCGCTCAATCTGATCGTCCGCGACATGCAACGCCTCGTGCAGCAGTGGGAACAGGAAGGCGTGTCGCTCAAGCTGAAGTGATCGGTGTTCGGTTGTCAGTGGTCCGCCGCCCGTTGTTGAAGACCACTGCCCACGCCGCCCGCCCACTCGCACCCGGTTTCACTCTTAACAACTGACCACGGACAACTGACACCACCAATGGCCACCATTAACGACAACTATCTGAAGCTGAAAGCCGGTTACCTTTTTCCCGAGATCGGGCGGCGCGTGAAAGCGTTTAGTGAGGCAAACCCGGGCGCGAAGATTATCCGTTTGGGCATCGGCGACGTGACCGAACCCTTGCCGCAGGCCATTCGCGATGCGATGCACAAGGCGGTCGACGAGATGGGCAACCGCGAGACGTTCCGCGGGTACGGGCCGGAACAAGGCTACGATTTCCTGCGCGAGGCGATCGCCAAGAACGACTTCCAGTCGCGCGGCTGCGACGTGTCGGCCGACGAGATCTTCGTCAGCGACGGCAGCAAGTGCGACTGCGGCAACATCCTCGACATCTTCGGTGAGGGCAACACGATCGCCGTCACCGATCCCGTCTACCCCGTCTACGTCGACACGAACGTAATGGCGGGCCACACCGGCGAAGCCAACGAGCGCGGCGAGTACGGCAACCTGGTCTACCTGCGCGGCACCGCCGAGAACAACTTCGTGCCTGAACTGCCGACGCAGCGGGTGGACATCATCTACCTCTGCTATCCGAACAACCCCACCGGCACCGTCGCCACGAAAGAAACGCTGACCAAGTGGGTGAACTACGCCAAGCAGAACGGGTCGATCATCCTGTTCGACGCGGCGTACGAGGCGTACATCACCGACGCATCCGTGCCGCACAGCATTTACGAGATTCCCGGCGCCCGCGACTGCGCGATCGAGTTCCGCAGCTTCAGCAAGCTGGCGGGTTTCACCGGCGTTCGCTGTGCGTTTACGGTGGTGCCGAAGACGCTGAAGGGCAAGGCGAAGGACGGCAGCGAGGTCGATTTGTTCCGCCTGTGGACCCGCCGGCATACCACGAAGTTCAATGGCGTGTCGTACATTACCCAGCGCGGCGCCGAGGCCGTCTATTCGCCGGAGGGCAAGCAGCAGATTCGCTCGCTGCTCGACTTCTACCTCGCCAATGCCAAGCTGATCCGCGAAGGCATTTCGTCCATCGGCCTGAAGGTGTTCGGCGGCGTGAACGCGCCGTACGTGTGGCTGAAGACGCCAGGCAACACGACGAGCTGGCAGTTCTTTGATGATCTGCTGAGCAAGGCCAACGTCGTCGGCACCCCCGGCAGCGGCTTCGGCGCCGCCGGTGAGGGTTACTTCCGCATCAGCGCGTTCAACAGCCGCGCGAACGTGGAAGAGGCGCTGCGTCGCATCAAGGCGAACGTGAAGGCGTAGGCGCAGCCGTCCTGAGCCGACAATGTCATCCTGAGGTACTTCGAAGGATCTCTTCTGTCCCGCGTACAAAAGACGGGGAAAGATCCTTCGGAGTATCTCAGGATGACGAGTGGTGTCGCCCCCCCTCCGCCCCCGTCCTACTGGAACTTCCATGATCACAGCCGACCTCACCTCCGCGAGAATTATCAAGCGTCACCCGACCCCCGTTTTGGCCAAAGAGGACGTGCCCTTCCCCGCCACCTGCATCTTCAACGCCGGTGTCTGCAAGTTCGGCGGGCGCTACGTGATGCTGTTCCGCAACGACGTCGGCGAATGGGGCAAGTCGCACTTCCACACGACCAACCTCGGCCTAGCCTTCAGCGACGACGGCATCAAGTGGACCGTGGAACCCAAGCCGGTTTGGGACAGGTCGGATCCCGGCATTATCGCCGCCACCGATGGCGA
Above is a window of Tepidisphaeraceae bacterium DNA encoding:
- a CDS encoding sigma-70 family RNA polymerase sigma factor, producing MTPRQEQPDEQLLAEYREGNKASFALLVGRYQRELFHFLVRFLGDRAAAEDVFQESFLQVHQSAEQFDPQRRFRPWLFTIAANKARDLLRSNARRPTSPLQASIGRGDDDSGEFLDLMQATGELPSEPMEREELQQLVQKTVMQMPEHLREILLLSYFHQFPYKQIGEILDVPLGTVKSRLHAAVAHFADRYRAATEKERRPSGQQ
- a CDS encoding aminotransferase class I/II-fold pyridoxal phosphate-dependent enzyme, whose translation is MIDFSSNNYLGLTHHPQIATAMRAAIDRVGAGAGAAGLISGHTVFHERAESAIANWKGTAGAVLLPSGYQANHAAVQALAAIGRDTGGVRFLLDKLCHASLIDAVRGSGAEYRVFPHNGVDKLSRLLADRPAGQLQVVVTESIFSMDGDAADLRAIASLKDSHDFLLLVDDAHGGGVYGEGGAGLASELGVAAAVDLTVTTFSKAAGVAGGAVCGSQELCDAVINHGRGYIYSTAVPAVIAVGVEAAIDVMRREPDRATRVRQLARRVRDELGIAGASPIDSPIVPILLGTEESALTAAAQLESVGLLVVAVRPPTVPKGGSRLRVTLSSAHSDAEVRQLIDAVRAVRERPSAT
- a CDS encoding HU family DNA-binding protein; translation: MATVTKKELIDRIATRTALKRVQVKRVVQQFLDSVVSELGKGNRLEFRDFGVFETRVRKARKAQNPKTLEPVTVPEKRTVKFKVGRLMKQRLTEIGGVPIDDEAPDVAEMAEVDDDDDDDEDETNGKAV
- the epsC gene encoding serine O-acetyltransferase EpsC codes for the protein MDRQQLNQRLSQVVESIVESARSLPGLTHLDSVLLPNRDKVIEIVDRLRELVFPGYFGKQGLTKESVQFRLGELTLEIADMLYEQIRRCLRYRKRIPDGVMDEDCRECDQAAAEFTHAFLMRVPQVRELLAADVQAAYDSDPAAKGTDETIFCYPGMFAIFVQRLAHELYTMNVPLLPRIMTEYAHSLTGIDIHPGATLGRSFFIDHGTGVVIGETCSIGNNVKIYQGVTLGALAPDRHVEEFRTRKRHPTIEDDVIIYAGATILGGDTVIGKGALIGGNVFITATVPPFNRVTADPPKLKYRERRQRSGGVKEFAPDFQI
- the glmM gene encoding phosphoglucosamine mutase; this encodes MIGVSGMRGTIGGTLTPATVARMAAAFAVWTKSTVPARRAPKIVFGRDSRPSGAWVRDAAAAVLIASGCELIDLDIVTTPGVAMMCRHLNADAAIIATASHNPIEWNGLKFLNAEGIALPPAEAARLKQLYDDGATDYVRVTSLVPPARNTETHALHIKRVLERVDVLGISTKRFKVVLDSVNGAGCVATATLLNKLGCQLIHLNATPNGQFPHEPEPTEANLTDLADAVRKQRADIGFAQDPDADRLAIIDENGKYIGEEYTLALAAKYMLAKRPGVAVANLSSSRMLDDIAAQNNSMVVRSCVGEANVVQAMLKHDAVIGGEGNGGVIDTRIVGGRDSLVGIGFVLDLLAASNKKLSQHVAEIPRYEIVKTKFECRREDATRAVEAVKAAFASEKVDTQDGIRIDWPNAWVHARASNTEPIMRIIAEAPTRALADEKIALVQRVVDTALRA
- a CDS encoding DUF4126 domain-containing protein → MDYLTMICAGLALAAACGFRVFVPLLGMGAAVAGGVIEPSSGWEWVGSMPALIVLGVATAVEVAAYYVPWVDNLLDTVATPAAIGAGTIVAGAVLPMDEPWAKWTLAALGGGGVAGVVQAGTVLARAVSTGTTGGFGNFTISTAEWVSAVVAVLLAILVPIVAAVLIVLLVVFIARNGRRVIMALTGRRTGVATPVTT